The following proteins are encoded in a genomic region of Paenibacillus sp. FSL H3-0469:
- a CDS encoding sensor histidine kinase: MKAPFPLKPSRRFVSVKNKMLFFFLLAILIPVVILFVNSYISSQQMLERKYTDLLADVTRQSNIRIEEFLEDTKQISLIASYGINSYISAVSQENYPVQNFLHDSSVTNELQATQLLMNYITMKDRAISIYVYNLVNGSDLYVAPNKPVDYTYNPRKEDWFTEFLRSDDITRDLPTRLDRQTKADNNWTIYNLRKIFDMENGKLLGVMAVSVDIDFINRLNKRMEAGNRSAFTVTDDSGMIIFNNNYNLIGKPFRTLFPVREEELAAGSGRQIVRVAGKNYILIQSPFEVHNWKTYMYMPVEELAVEGDILKRNLWTIAVVLILFALASSVYMSNLITRPIKQLIRNMTLVEQGKFDNLPAVRSNDEIGVMASRFEQMSAELKQLVERIYVEQEQKVEAEIRALQAQISPHFLYNTLNSVKWIATMQQSEKIVEMTGALISMLRYTAKTDNRLVPIREELEHIRHYIVIQKVRYFNRIEFRSEVEETLAEQEIPKLSIQPLVENAIFHGIADQEDGLLSIGVRRAGNAELTITVKDNGAGMSAEAAAKLRSRLGGAEDSGGIGVINVHQRVRRLYGEPYGVSFESSPEQGAVFVITIPIRDRKGGY, translated from the coding sequence TTGAAAGCACCCTTCCCCTTGAAGCCCAGCCGCCGTTTTGTGAGCGTGAAGAACAAGATGCTGTTCTTTTTTCTGCTGGCCATTCTGATTCCGGTTGTGATTCTGTTCGTTAACTCCTATATCTCCTCCCAGCAGATGCTTGAACGTAAATATACGGACCTGCTGGCCGATGTGACGAGACAGTCGAATATCCGCATTGAGGAATTCCTGGAGGACACGAAGCAGATCTCCCTCATCGCCAGCTACGGGATTAACAGCTACATCTCAGCCGTGTCCCAGGAGAACTACCCGGTGCAGAATTTCTTGCACGACAGCTCTGTGACGAACGAACTTCAGGCCACGCAGCTGCTGATGAATTACATCACAATGAAGGACCGCGCCATCTCTATCTATGTCTACAATCTGGTGAACGGCAGCGACCTCTATGTGGCCCCGAACAAGCCTGTCGATTATACCTACAACCCCCGCAAGGAGGACTGGTTCACCGAATTCCTGCGTTCTGACGATATTACGCGCGATTTGCCGACCCGGCTGGACCGGCAGACCAAGGCGGACAACAACTGGACGATCTACAATCTGCGCAAAATCTTCGATATGGAGAACGGCAAGCTGCTCGGCGTTATGGCGGTAAGTGTAGACATAGATTTCATCAACCGGCTGAACAAGCGGATGGAGGCAGGCAACCGTTCAGCCTTCACCGTTACCGATGACAGCGGTATGATTATATTCAACAACAATTATAACCTGATCGGCAAGCCGTTCAGGACACTCTTTCCGGTGCGTGAGGAAGAACTCGCCGCAGGTTCAGGCAGGCAGATAGTCCGCGTAGCCGGGAAGAACTATATTCTCATCCAATCGCCGTTTGAGGTCCATAACTGGAAGACTTATATGTATATGCCGGTGGAAGAGCTGGCGGTCGAAGGCGACATCCTGAAGCGCAACCTGTGGACGATTGCTGTTGTGCTTATCCTGTTTGCCCTGGCCAGTTCGGTGTATATGTCGAATCTGATCACCCGTCCGATCAAGCAGCTGATCCGCAATATGACGCTGGTGGAGCAAGGGAAATTCGATAATCTGCCGGCGGTCCGCTCGAATGACGAGATCGGTGTCATGGCCAGCCGGTTCGAGCAGATGTCCGCTGAACTGAAGCAGCTGGTGGAGCGGATCTACGTGGAGCAGGAGCAGAAGGTGGAGGCCGAGATCCGGGCCTTGCAGGCACAGATCAGCCCCCATTTCCTGTACAATACGTTGAATTCGGTCAAATGGATCGCCACCATGCAGCAGTCTGAGAAAATTGTAGAGATGACTGGGGCGCTGATCTCCATGCTCCGCTATACCGCCAAGACGGACAACCGGCTGGTGCCGATCCGTGAGGAGCTGGAGCACATCAGGCATTATATCGTCATTCAGAAGGTGCGTTATTTCAACCGGATCGAATTTCGCTCTGAAGTGGAGGAGACCCTTGCGGAGCAGGAGATTCCGAAGCTGAGCATCCAGCCGCTGGTGGAGAATGCGATCTTCCACGGAATTGCCGACCAGGAGGACGGGCTGCTGTCTATCGGGGTCCGGCGGGCCGGGAATGCAGAACTTACCATTACGGTAAAAGACAACGGTGCAGGCATGAGCGCTGAGGCGGCTGCGAAGCTGCGCAGCAGGCTGGGCGGCGCAGAGGACAGCGGCGGCATCGGCGTGATCAATGTGCATCAGCGGGTACGCCGGTTATACGGCGAGCCGTACGGGGTATCGTTCGAGAGCAGCCCGGAGCAGGGTGCGGTATTCGTGATCACCATTCCCATTCGGGACAGGAAGGGGGGCTATTGA
- a CDS encoding response regulator — protein MLGVIIVDDELLMRIGLKSIIQWEDEGFTILGEAANGREALELAGTHRPDLIITDIKMPVMDGLELIREARRLDIGGEFVILSCLEEFQYAQEALRLGAADYLIKSDMKPQQLLHVLETVKKRAVRLSAGSSGGMPPGSYKESIEHLKETLFKEVLSGFKGTEEVLARREALHIRLPDGPMVLMKLRINRFDQLRRKYVEQDEKLLRYSVANILEEILPRKRAKEIIVMNSAEYVLLLDLGEEGRIVRAEIERAAAKIQAAMKDFLKLTLSIGISAPASGFDRLKRAYQEADMALEALFLENGSGLCFYDEARSRQRSGERLTLDKSALRRFRQDTESGSGEAITFLNRLKESLLQEGCTKQAARLVYIRMLAVIQSCFPALPEPNEAGLTLYESILGEESLEGLHGLITGYLEQCRAQMSQGQSSRSYAEQASELMMQLYAEDISLQSVAEQINVNASYLSRVFKQETGENFVSFLTRLRMEKAKSMLRDRNTKVYEVAERVGYPNTAYFSKLFKKLNGMSPEEYRG, from the coding sequence ATGCTGGGTGTGATTATCGTGGATGACGAGCTGCTGATGCGTATCGGTCTGAAGTCGATTATCCAATGGGAAGATGAGGGATTCACGATTCTGGGGGAGGCCGCCAACGGACGCGAGGCGCTGGAGCTGGCCGGGACGCACCGGCCGGATCTGATTATTACGGATATCAAAATGCCGGTGATGGACGGCCTGGAGCTGATCCGGGAGGCCCGGCGGCTGGACATCGGCGGAGAGTTCGTCATCCTTAGCTGTCTGGAGGAATTCCAGTATGCCCAGGAGGCGCTCCGGCTTGGGGCGGCGGACTATCTGATCAAGAGCGATATGAAGCCGCAGCAGCTGTTGCATGTGCTGGAGACGGTCAAGAAGCGGGCCGTCCGCCTCTCCGCAGGCAGCTCCGGCGGAATGCCGCCCGGCTCCTACAAGGAGAGTATCGAGCATTTGAAGGAGACGCTGTTCAAGGAAGTGCTGAGCGGCTTCAAGGGCACCGAAGAGGTGCTCGCCCGGCGTGAAGCGCTGCACATCCGCCTGCCGGACGGGCCGATGGTGCTGATGAAGCTGAGGATCAACCGGTTCGACCAGCTCCGGCGCAAGTATGTGGAGCAGGACGAGAAGCTGCTGCGCTATTCGGTGGCGAATATACTGGAAGAGATCCTGCCCCGCAAGCGGGCGAAGGAGATCATCGTCATGAATTCTGCGGAATACGTACTGCTGCTTGATCTCGGGGAGGAAGGGCGGATTGTCCGCGCGGAGATCGAGCGCGCCGCTGCCAAGATCCAGGCGGCGATGAAGGATTTCCTGAAGCTGACCCTGTCGATCGGTATCAGTGCTCCGGCCTCCGGCTTCGACCGGCTGAAGCGTGCATACCAGGAGGCCGACATGGCCCTGGAGGCACTGTTCCTGGAGAACGGCAGCGGCCTGTGCTTCTATGATGAGGCCCGCAGCAGGCAGAGAAGCGGAGAACGGCTGACCCTCGACAAGTCTGCCCTGCGGAGATTCAGGCAGGATACAGAGAGCGGCAGCGGGGAGGCGATAACCTTCCTGAACCGCTTGAAGGAGTCCTTGCTGCAAGAAGGCTGCACGAAGCAGGCGGCGCGCTTAGTCTATATCAGGATGCTGGCGGTGATTCAGTCCTGCTTCCCGGCGTTGCCCGAGCCGAATGAAGCCGGGCTGACCCTGTACGAGAGCATTCTCGGGGAGGAGAGTCTGGAGGGGCTGCACGGGCTCATTACCGGTTATCTGGAGCAGTGCAGAGCGCAGATGTCGCAGGGACAATCCTCCCGGAGCTATGCGGAGCAGGCCAGTGAGCTGATGATGCAGCTCTATGCAGAGGATATCTCGCTGCAGTCGGTGGCGGAGCAGATTAACGTGAACGCCTCCTATCTCAGCCGGGTGTTCAAGCAGGAGACGGGCGAGAACTTCGTCAGCTTCCTGACCCGGCTGCGCATGGAGAAGGCCAAGAGCATGCTCAGGGACAGGAACACCAAGGTCTATGAAGTTGCCGAGCGCGTGGGCTATCCGAACACCGCGTATTTCAGCAAGCTGTTCAAGAAGCTGAACGGCATGAGCCCGGAGGAATACCGGGGCTAG
- a CDS encoding sugar ABC transporter substrate-binding protein, translating to MKKKSLATVLSILLAAATMTACGNGNSNSNNEPAAPSASASAEAAATQQAGGEKVQLTYAIWDSNQEKGLRTIADEFESKNPDIKVDIEVTGWSDYWTMLEAGATGGSLPDVFWMHSNEIYRYANNGMLLDLTDRISKSEDVKLENYPEGLNQIYNLGGKQYAVPKDFDTIGLWYNKTLFDQAGVKYPDENWTWDDLHSAAKALTKDGVYGFLAPMHNQEGYYNFVYQNGGTIITADKKSGYDDPKTVEALDFYVSFVRDGLSPEVYGDAERADLLKNGKAAMGLFGSWNLSGFTENEFMAKNFDVAVLPKKAVQASIYNGLGNAIDAKAKHPEEAWKFVEYLSSKEGQERQAELGVAISAYKGAADKWVDSNKTFNIKAFVDMVDYGVIRPYSNTTAVWEDKAYEALKPAFSGKVTVEEAARNAATVMNESLAEEK from the coding sequence GTGAAGAAAAAAAGCTTAGCAACCGTATTATCCATCCTGCTTGCAGCGGCCACCATGACCGCTTGCGGCAATGGTAACAGCAACAGCAATAACGAGCCGGCTGCACCATCGGCAAGCGCGTCCGCAGAGGCAGCGGCTACACAGCAAGCAGGCGGAGAGAAGGTCCAGCTGACCTACGCGATCTGGGATTCCAATCAGGAGAAGGGACTGCGGACCATTGCCGATGAATTCGAGAGCAAGAACCCGGACATCAAGGTCGATATTGAGGTGACCGGCTGGTCCGATTATTGGACGATGCTGGAAGCGGGAGCCACCGGCGGCTCGCTGCCGGATGTATTCTGGATGCATTCCAATGAGATCTACCGCTATGCGAATAACGGCATGCTGCTTGACCTGACTGATCGTATAAGCAAGAGTGAGGACGTCAAGCTTGAGAATTACCCGGAAGGCCTGAACCAGATCTATAATCTGGGGGGCAAGCAATATGCGGTTCCGAAGGATTTCGATACCATCGGGCTGTGGTACAACAAGACGCTGTTTGACCAGGCAGGTGTGAAATACCCGGATGAGAACTGGACCTGGGATGATCTGCACAGTGCAGCGAAAGCGCTCACCAAGGACGGGGTATACGGCTTCCTTGCGCCGATGCACAACCAGGAGGGGTATTACAACTTCGTCTATCAGAACGGCGGCACCATTATTACAGCGGACAAGAAGTCAGGCTATGACGATCCGAAGACGGTCGAAGCTCTGGATTTCTATGTAAGCTTTGTACGAGACGGGCTGTCGCCAGAGGTGTATGGGGATGCCGAGCGTGCCGATCTGCTGAAGAACGGCAAGGCGGCAATGGGCTTGTTCGGTTCATGGAACCTGAGCGGGTTCACAGAGAACGAATTCATGGCGAAGAATTTCGATGTGGCCGTCCTGCCCAAGAAGGCTGTGCAAGCCTCCATCTACAATGGTCTGGGCAATGCGATTGACGCCAAGGCGAAGCATCCGGAGGAAGCGTGGAAGTTCGTAGAATACTTAAGCTCCAAGGAAGGCCAGGAGCGCCAGGCGGAGCTGGGCGTTGCCATCTCGGCGTACAAAGGCGCGGCTGACAAGTGGGTGGATTCGAACAAGACCTTCAACATCAAGGCATTCGTCGATATGGTGGATTATGGCGTAATTCGTCCGTATTCCAATACAACAGCTGTCTGGGAAGACAAGGCTTATGAAGCGCTGAAGCCGGCATTCTCGGGCAAGGTTACCGTGGAGGAAGCAGCCCGTAATGCAGCCACAGTGATGAATGAGAGCCTGGCGGAAGAGAAATAA
- a CDS encoding sugar ABC transporter permease has translation MNHTVKRKIGAKTWNEWSWGWFLIAPTMIGLIVLNFIPIVQTAYLSFFKSGDFGRGNIYIGGENYRKLIHDPQVWHAVGNTLLYTLLVVPVSIAIAMLVAVLLNGKLAGRSLYRTIYFIPMVAAPAAVTMVWRWMYNQHYGLINYGLSKLGLPAVNWTTDPRVAILSIAVIGIWSVIGYNMVLLLAGLQEIPKDYYEASDIDGASRMRQFFVITLPLVTPTLFFVVVTTIIQAMQVFDVIYMMIDVSNPAYDHTVSLVYLFYNNSFKYSNKGYGSAIVMVLLALIMIITFFQMRAQKKWVNYM, from the coding sequence ATGAATCATACCGTCAAGAGGAAAATTGGAGCCAAAACCTGGAATGAATGGTCCTGGGGCTGGTTTCTGATCGCGCCAACGATGATCGGCCTTATCGTCCTCAACTTCATCCCAATAGTGCAAACCGCTTACCTTAGCTTCTTCAAGAGCGGAGATTTCGGCAGAGGCAATATCTACATCGGCGGGGAGAATTACCGCAAGCTGATTCATGATCCCCAGGTATGGCATGCTGTCGGCAATACACTGCTCTACACCTTGCTGGTCGTTCCTGTCAGCATAGCCATAGCCATGCTGGTAGCAGTCCTGCTGAACGGTAAGCTCGCGGGCCGCTCGCTGTACCGCACGATCTATTTCATCCCGATGGTCGCCGCTCCTGCGGCAGTTACCATGGTATGGCGCTGGATGTATAACCAGCACTACGGCCTCATTAATTACGGGCTATCCAAGCTGGGCCTTCCGGCCGTCAACTGGACGACGGACCCGAGGGTAGCGATCTTATCCATTGCGGTGATCGGAATCTGGAGTGTCATCGGCTATAATATGGTGCTGCTGCTCGCCGGTCTGCAGGAGATCCCGAAGGATTACTACGAGGCCTCGGATATCGACGGAGCCAGCCGGATGCGCCAATTTTTCGTGATCACTCTGCCGCTTGTAACGCCAACACTGTTCTTTGTTGTAGTGACCACGATTATCCAGGCCATGCAAGTGTTCGATGTCATCTATATGATGATCGATGTGAGTAACCCGGCCTATGACCATACAGTATCGCTTGTGTATCTCTTCTATAATAATTCGTTCAAGTACTCGAACAAGGGTTATGGCTCAGCGATTGTAATGGTGTTGCTCGCGCTGATCATGATCATCACCTTCTTCCAGATGCGGGCGCAAAAAAAATGGGTCAACTACATGTAG
- a CDS encoding carbohydrate ABC transporter permease has product MAKHKQLNRILAHLVLLLGAAAMILPFVWMVLTSFKSVTESTSMNPFIFFPKTWRVENYLEVWRQNNFLILYWNTFAMMALRVLCAVMFSAMAAYAFARLRFPGRDFCFSLVLFQMMVPTQIFIIPQYLMVDALGMRNTIFALLFPGLVSAFGTFLLRQFFMGLPKELEEAAKIDGCNIGQTFARIMLPLVRSGLVALGIFTALFSFKDLMWPMIVNTSSDAATLSSALAKIQSAFAVDYPELMAASVLAIWPMLLIYILFQRQFIEGIATSGGKL; this is encoded by the coding sequence ATGGCCAAACATAAACAACTTAACCGTATCTTAGCCCACCTTGTGCTGCTCCTGGGAGCAGCCGCCATGATTCTGCCGTTCGTCTGGATGGTGCTGACCTCGTTCAAGTCGGTTACGGAGTCCACCTCGATGAATCCGTTTATCTTTTTCCCCAAGACCTGGCGGGTGGAGAATTATCTGGAGGTATGGCGTCAGAATAATTTTTTGATCCTGTACTGGAATACGTTTGCAATGATGGCGCTCAGGGTGCTGTGCGCGGTGATGTTCAGCGCGATGGCGGCGTATGCTTTTGCCAGACTAAGATTTCCGGGGCGTGACTTCTGCTTCAGTCTGGTGCTGTTCCAGATGATGGTGCCGACCCAGATCTTCATCATCCCGCAATATCTGATGGTCGATGCGCTGGGGATGCGCAATACGATCTTTGCCCTGCTGTTCCCCGGGCTGGTCAGTGCCTTCGGCACCTTCTTATTGAGACAATTCTTCATGGGCCTGCCTAAGGAGCTGGAGGAGGCGGCAAAGATCGACGGCTGCAATATCGGCCAGACCTTTGCCAGAATCATGCTCCCGCTGGTCCGCTCCGGTCTGGTGGCCCTCGGGATATTCACCGCCCTCTTCTCCTTCAAGGACTTGATGTGGCCAATGATCGTCAACACAAGCTCGGATGCAGCGACTCTCTCTTCGGCTCTGGCGAAGATTCAGAGCGCCTTTGCCGTAGACTATCCGGAGCTGATGGCGGCTTCCGTGCTGGCGATTTGGCCGATGCTGCTCATCTACATCCTGTTCCAACGGCAATTTATCGAAGGGATTGCAACTTCAGGGGGCAAGCTCTGA
- a CDS encoding extracellular solute-binding protein, protein MKKWRPGIGGSIVLLLFTIGGCDTRSSTDASLLSGGGGAADIREPVTLRYSSYLLDTAQAGKVYFDAIAEFEKLYPHIQIDADFIQNNNYTAGIKIRLLGGERVDVFDTWSPSLFEEFRALRSDMYLDLTGADFLKEFYPNSLLPVTVGGRVYGAPEVMHSDGLLYNKTLFDSLGLEVPRTWDEFLALCVKLKQEGLIPVAMDAEWSTAQFFWGSIMSDNGADAAWTKKLENGEIRTHDPVFVDAIQKHREIIDRGFVPPNWKSLKHEQAKDLVGTGQAAMIITGTWDIPSIKERNPAQDIRFMMVPGSVRTVPNINVGTYRVISSRTEHPEEAKQFVAFMNGRATQEKLAAGALAVPSVISAPTDRSDSVSSIAAAVTREDATLYWPHTVSTESLQVKILEGVNQYLAGQPMETALASIQQAIDEAAAKRRKSE, encoded by the coding sequence ATGAAGAAGTGGAGACCCGGAATCGGGGGCAGCATTGTTCTGCTGCTGTTCACGATTGGCGGCTGTGATACCCGGAGCAGTACAGACGCTTCCCTGCTGTCCGGCGGAGGCGGAGCGGCAGACATCCGCGAACCCGTCACCCTCCGGTACTCCAGCTATCTGCTGGATACGGCACAAGCAGGCAAAGTGTATTTTGACGCGATTGCCGAATTTGAGAAGCTGTATCCCCATATCCAGATCGATGCAGATTTCATCCAGAACAATAATTATACGGCGGGGATCAAGATCCGGCTGCTGGGCGGCGAGAGGGTGGATGTATTCGATACGTGGTCGCCCAGCCTGTTCGAGGAATTCCGCGCTCTGCGGAGCGATATGTACCTGGACCTGACCGGAGCCGATTTCCTCAAGGAATTCTACCCTAACTCCCTGCTGCCGGTTACGGTTGGCGGCCGCGTGTACGGCGCTCCCGAGGTGATGCACAGTGACGGGCTGCTCTACAACAAAACCTTGTTCGACTCTCTCGGGCTGGAGGTTCCGCGCACCTGGGACGAGTTCCTTGCGCTCTGCGTGAAGCTGAAGCAGGAAGGGCTTATTCCGGTGGCAATGGATGCGGAGTGGTCCACAGCCCAGTTCTTCTGGGGGTCTATCATGTCGGATAACGGGGCGGATGCCGCCTGGACGAAGAAGCTGGAGAACGGGGAGATCCGGACCCATGATCCGGTGTTCGTGGATGCCATCCAGAAGCACCGGGAGATTATCGACCGGGGGTTCGTGCCGCCGAACTGGAAGAGCCTGAAGCATGAGCAGGCCAAGGATCTGGTCGGCACAGGCCAGGCGGCTATGATTATTACCGGGACCTGGGACATTCCCAGCATCAAGGAGCGGAATCCGGCTCAGGATATCCGGTTCATGATGGTGCCGGGCAGTGTGCGGACGGTGCCGAACATCAATGTCGGCACGTACCGGGTGATCAGCTCGCGGACGGAGCATCCCGAAGAGGCCAAGCAGTTCGTGGCGTTCATGAACGGCAGGGCTACGCAGGAGAAGCTGGCCGCAGGCGCTTTGGCAGTGCCTTCGGTCATCTCGGCCCCGACGGACCGGAGTGATTCGGTCTCGTCCATTGCCGCTGCGGTAACGCGCGAGGACGCCACGCTCTATTGGCCGCATACGGTATCGACCGAGTCGCTCCAGGTGAAGATTCTGGAGGGCGTCAACCAGTATCTTGCCGGACAGCCCATGGAGACCGCACTGGCCAGTATCCAGCAGGCGATTGATGAGGCTGCGGCGAAACGGCGGAAATCAGAGTGA
- a CDS encoding GNAT family N-acetyltransferase: protein MVKYRTAAPHEREEYIDLANLAFRFDFEILMPKAYDKSVDSSAMHKVAVDEQGRLRALVAVFPESLTVCDHTLRTGYLGTVSVHPRARGEGHMKALMNLWLEELRGTCDMVVLYGQRQRYEYFGFTLGGVMLKYTVTEANVRHSLRGLDNTGISFRPLFEVEGGAEFAHNMNTSRLAYVERSLVQLPLIFGTLCQKAIGILDQGRLIGYLVANEAGDDIAEFAVENPDDILRTIKAYMAYSRAGRITLHAPEYDIPLNKALGGIAEDFVIENSDMYHILDFANVLKAYLTLKFKTTGIIPGEFSAVMDGQPVTARVGEEGVTVERSARPDAVILDRQQAQVLLLTQHSRYMAVDAPIGWFPLPLFWYKIDKY, encoded by the coding sequence ATGGTTAAATACAGGACGGCAGCTCCGCACGAACGCGAGGAATACATAGATTTGGCCAACCTTGCCTTCCGCTTTGATTTTGAAATTCTGATGCCCAAGGCGTATGACAAGAGCGTAGATTCATCAGCGATGCATAAGGTTGCTGTGGATGAGCAAGGCAGGCTGCGCGCGCTGGTGGCTGTTTTTCCAGAGTCTCTGACGGTATGTGATCATACGCTGCGCACCGGCTACTTGGGTACGGTATCCGTTCATCCGCGTGCGCGCGGCGAAGGGCATATGAAGGCGCTGATGAACCTGTGGCTTGAAGAGCTGCGCGGTACATGTGATATGGTTGTATTATATGGACAGCGGCAGAGATATGAGTATTTCGGCTTCACGCTTGGCGGTGTCATGCTCAAGTATACCGTGACAGAGGCCAATGTGCGCCACAGCTTAAGAGGGTTGGATAACACCGGGATCTCCTTCCGTCCGCTGTTTGAGGTTGAGGGAGGAGCAGAATTTGCGCATAACATGAACACCTCGCGGCTTGCTTATGTTGAACGCAGCTTAGTGCAATTGCCGCTGATTTTCGGTACACTCTGTCAAAAGGCAATCGGCATTCTGGATCAGGGCAGGCTGATCGGTTATCTGGTTGCCAACGAAGCGGGCGATGATATAGCTGAATTCGCAGTGGAGAATCCGGACGATATTCTGCGGACAATTAAGGCTTACATGGCTTACAGCAGAGCCGGGCGAATAACGTTGCACGCGCCGGAATATGACATCCCGCTGAATAAGGCTCTTGGCGGCATTGCCGAAGACTTCGTAATCGAGAATTCGGATATGTATCATATTCTGGATTTCGCCAACGTCCTGAAGGCGTACCTTACGCTGAAGTTCAAGACCACAGGCATTATCCCGGGAGAATTCTCCGCAGTAATGGACGGACAGCCGGTGACGGCGCGGGTGGGCGAAGAGGGGGTTACGGTTGAGCGGTCAGCCCGGCCGGATGCCGTGATTCTTGACCGGCAGCAGGCCCAGGTCCTGCTGCTCACGCAGCACAGCCGTTATATGGCAGTGGATGCGCCTATAGGCTGGTTCCCGCTGCCCCTGTTCTGGTACAAGATTGATAAATACTGA
- a CDS encoding helix-turn-helix domain-containing protein — MTYKVVLADDHYPVLEYLSTSIPWDTLGLELSACCSDGRQAWEACQLHQPDILLTDIGMPAMNGLELIQKAREVNPQLQTIILSCHGEFEYAQKAVKLNVAEYILKESLQIDQVIAVLTEAVARLEVKLKSRNHYLQMEKLVSQNHAAIRTRFIRMFVEQPVWDEAEWFGQAEAMGISLHKGTPYLPVLAVPERSYELERRFGGVVNLQFVMDNMLQEFLEIDGIIQFALTERQFILFIPLPHILVRNLYEEFRNKFRHVQRMAKLHLRMGISFFYGEDTPSLIDIKKQIQALLDSHALRFYTAEGAIMKYAPVQTSGEDLFVHYSEILQQLRDCIQQEDSSQLAAKVREIKQYVGDQKYPVESVKSWLLKMVMELELKYVVMQNFVNNFNSERLQRSIQEFETLEQLMEWLEEFLKDKILMLSSMWKQNVRKEIAEAKRYVMNHIGEKVGMEEMAKRLGLNPTHFSRLFRLETGLTFIEYVTRMKMEQARDLLNQTNLTIVEIAEQLGYDNVSYFIKLFRNFSGMTPAEFRKSI; from the coding sequence ATGACCTATAAAGTAGTACTAGCAGACGATCATTATCCGGTGTTGGAGTATTTAAGCACTTCGATTCCCTGGGACACCCTCGGCCTTGAACTATCGGCTTGCTGCTCGGACGGCAGACAGGCCTGGGAAGCCTGCCAGCTGCATCAGCCGGATATTCTGCTTACGGATATCGGCATGCCGGCGATGAATGGACTGGAGCTAATCCAGAAGGCGCGGGAGGTGAACCCTCAGCTTCAGACGATTATCCTGTCCTGCCACGGGGAATTCGAATATGCCCAGAAGGCTGTGAAACTGAATGTGGCCGAATATATATTGAAGGAGAGCCTGCAGATCGATCAGGTGATTGCCGTATTGACGGAAGCGGTGGCCCGGCTGGAGGTGAAGCTGAAATCCCGTAACCACTATCTCCAGATGGAGAAGCTGGTCAGCCAGAACCATGCCGCCATCCGGACCAGGTTCATCCGCATGTTCGTGGAGCAGCCGGTCTGGGATGAAGCCGAGTGGTTCGGACAAGCCGAAGCGATGGGCATCAGCCTGCACAAAGGCACCCCGTATCTGCCTGTACTGGCGGTCCCGGAGCGCTCCTATGAGCTGGAGAGGCGGTTCGGCGGAGTGGTGAACCTGCAGTTCGTGATGGATAATATGCTGCAGGAATTCCTGGAGATAGACGGCATTATCCAGTTCGCGCTGACGGAACGGCAGTTCATCCTGTTCATTCCTTTGCCGCATATCCTCGTCCGCAATCTTTATGAGGAGTTCCGTAATAAATTCCGGCATGTTCAGAGAATGGCGAAGCTGCATCTGCGGATGGGGATTTCCTTCTTTTACGGGGAGGATACTCCAAGTCTGATCGACATTAAGAAGCAGATTCAGGCGCTGCTGGATTCCCATGCCCTGCGCTTCTATACCGCCGAGGGAGCGATTATGAAGTATGCGCCTGTCCAGACCAGCGGCGAGGACCTGTTCGTGCATTATTCGGAGATCCTCCAGCAGCTAAGGGACTGCATTCAGCAGGAGGACAGCTCGCAGCTTGCGGCCAAGGTCAGGGAGATCAAGCAGTATGTCGGGGACCAGAAATATCCGGTGGAGAGTGTGAAGAGCTGGCTGCTCAAAATGGTGATGGAGCTGGAATTGAAATATGTCGTCATGCAAAACTTCGTCAACAACTTCAACAGTGAGCGGCTCCAGCGCTCAATCCAGGAATTCGAAACGCTGGAGCAGCTCATGGAATGGCTGGAGGAATTCCTGAAGGATAAAATACTCATGCTAAGCTCCATGTGGAAGCAGAATGTCCGCAAAGAAATAGCCGAAGCCAAACGTTATGTGATGAATCATATAGGCGAGAAGGTTGGCATGGAGGAGATGGCGAAGCGTCTGGGCCTGAACCCCACCCATTTCAGCCGGTTATTCCGTCTGGAGACCGGGCTGACCTTCATTGAGTATGTGACCAGAATGAAAATGGAACAGGCCCGCGATCTCCTGAATCAGACGAACCTGACCATCGTGGAGATCGCGGAGCAGCTGGGCTATGACAACGTCAGCTACTTCATCAAGCTGTTCCGTAACTTCTCCGGCATGACTCCGGCGGAATTCCGCAAGTCCATCTAG